The proteins below are encoded in one region of Calditrichota bacterium:
- a CDS encoding phytase, translating into MLLKNNRIYKSVLTFLAFNLATLLNAQTVPNSQIFADDQAADQDDMCIWIHPDPSKSTVVTSDKSARKLFVYDLDGSTVQIINYSEKPRNIDVRYNFSLSGENVDIVGVGLGDQKIYFYTVDKATRKLIPAGSFDSDMSSLYGFCLYHNMTNNKYYAFASTNSGSGTIKQWELIDNGDGTVGGIHKRTWENGSGGLTEGLVADDETKKFYAGSEDDAIYKYDADPVSENPTGEKIVTVGENGLEADIEGIALYFAADGEGYLIVSSQGNSTFKVYDRKPPHNFVKTFEVNSVSGTDGLDVTNVNMGSLYPKGLLVVHDGKRAYGAKYEDIGLSVDTDYWKRDTTK; encoded by the coding sequence ATGTTACTTAAGAATAATAGGATTTATAAATCAGTTTTAACTTTCCTGGCTTTTAATCTGGCAACACTATTAAATGCCCAAACTGTTCCAAACAGCCAAATATTTGCTGACGATCAAGCCGCAGATCAGGATGATATGTGTATTTGGATTCATCCTGACCCATCAAAAAGCACAGTAGTTACATCCGATAAAAGTGCCAGAAAACTTTTTGTTTATGATTTGGACGGTAGTACAGTTCAGATAATTAACTATTCTGAAAAACCCAGAAACATTGATGTTAGATATAATTTCTCGCTTTCCGGCGAGAATGTTGATATTGTGGGTGTTGGCCTTGGTGACCAAAAAATATATTTTTACACAGTCGACAAAGCAACCCGGAAGCTAATCCCCGCCGGAAGTTTTGATAGTGACATGAGTAGCCTCTATGGGTTTTGCTTGTATCACAATATGACAAATAATAAATATTATGCGTTTGCTTCTACCAATAGCGGAAGCGGAACAATAAAACAATGGGAATTAATTGACAATGGTGACGGGACTGTCGGTGGAATTCATAAACGTACCTGGGAAAATGGTAGCGGTGGATTAACTGAAGGATTGGTTGCCGATGACGAAACAAAAAAATTCTATGCCGGCAGTGAAGATGATGCAATTTATAAATACGATGCAGATCCTGTTTCAGAAAATCCAACCGGAGAAAAAATTGTTACTGTGGGAGAAAATGGTTTAGAAGCAGACATTGAAGGCATAGCACTTTATTTTGCTGCAGATGGCGAAGGGTATTTAATAGTATCAAGCCAGGGGAATAGTACATTTAAGGTTTATGACCGTAAACCACCACATAATTTTGTAAAAACTTTTGAAGTTAATTCAGTAAGTGGAACTGATGGCCTTGATGTAACCAACGTAAATATGGGCAGCCTGTATCCAAAAGGTCTGCTTGTTGTACATGATGGAAAACGTGCTTATGGTGCAAAATATGAAGATATCGGGTTATCTGTTGATACGGATTACTGGAAGCGAGACACTACAAAATGA